A part of Longimicrobiaceae bacterium genomic DNA contains:
- a CDS encoding Gfo/Idh/MocA family oxidoreductase, producing the protein MEPINVAVIGSGFMGAAHVDGLRRVPGVNVVAISSIDRPRAEELAANFAIPHVYDDWRDILRHPDITAVHNCTPNNLHYEVNRELIAAGKHVLSEKPLTLTSEESADLVRLAREKGVLTAINFNYRGYPIIQHARGMVERGELGDLHLVQGHYLQDWLLHDTDYNWRLESKISGASRAIADIGSHWCDLMQFVTGRKIERVFAQLFRVHETRKKPRQEVETYKGKELGAPQEYDEVAIDTEDGGFLLLEFSGGLRGSLTVSQVSAGRKNRQWFEIDGSKRAIAWNQEEPNQLWIGYRDQPNEVLIKDPSLLDANARTYAHYPGGHPEGYPDGPRNLFLNFYKAIRAGVGNRPDPLGFPTFEDGHVEVKVVEAVLKSNESRTWVDIKL; encoded by the coding sequence ATGGAACCGATTAATGTTGCGGTCATCGGGTCCGGCTTCATGGGAGCGGCCCACGTGGACGGGCTCCGGCGTGTGCCGGGGGTGAACGTGGTGGCGATCTCCTCGATCGATCGCCCGCGCGCGGAGGAGCTGGCCGCCAACTTCGCCATCCCCCACGTCTACGACGACTGGCGTGACATCCTGCGGCACCCGGATATCACCGCGGTGCACAACTGCACGCCGAACAACCTCCACTACGAGGTGAACCGGGAGTTGATCGCGGCCGGCAAGCACGTCCTCTCGGAGAAGCCGCTGACGCTGACTTCGGAGGAATCGGCGGACCTCGTGCGCTTGGCGCGGGAGAAGGGGGTCCTCACCGCGATCAACTTCAATTACCGCGGTTACCCCATCATCCAGCACGCGCGGGGGATGGTGGAGCGAGGCGAGCTCGGCGACCTGCACCTCGTGCAGGGGCACTACCTGCAGGACTGGCTGCTGCACGACACCGATTACAACTGGCGGCTGGAGTCGAAGATCAGCGGCGCTTCCCGCGCCATTGCGGACATCGGCTCCCACTGGTGCGACCTGATGCAGTTCGTCACCGGCCGTAAGATCGAGCGTGTCTTCGCGCAGCTCTTCCGCGTGCATGAGACCCGCAAGAAGCCGCGCCAGGAGGTGGAGACCTACAAGGGGAAGGAGCTGGGCGCCCCGCAGGAGTACGACGAGGTCGCCATCGACACTGAGGACGGAGGCTTCCTGCTGCTGGAGTTCTCCGGCGGGTTGCGCGGCTCGTTGACGGTCTCGCAGGTGAGCGCCGGGCGGAAGAACCGGCAGTGGTTCGAGATCGACGGCAGCAAGCGGGCGATCGCCTGGAATCAGGAGGAGCCCAACCAGCTCTGGATCGGCTACCGCGACCAACCCAACGAGGTCCTCATCAAGGACCCGTCGCTGCTCGACGCCAACGCGCGCACTTACGCCCACTATCCCGGCGGCCACCCGGAGGGCTACCCCGACGGCCCGCGCAACCTGTTCCTGAACTTCTATAAGGCAATCCGCGCCGGTGTCGGCAACCGCCCCGACCCGCTCGGCTTCCCGACCTTCGAGGACGGCCACGTCGAGGTGAAGGTGGTGGAGGCGGTGCTCAAGAGCAATGAATCGCGCACCTGGGTGGACATAAAGCTTTAA